The proteins below are encoded in one region of Rhododendron vialii isolate Sample 1 chromosome 7a, ASM3025357v1:
- the LOC131332652 gene encoding uncharacterized protein LOC131332652 yields MIKIASWNIRGLNSPRKQMEIKKFIHTSRLSLIGIVETKVRQENLAVVMQKCLPSGWEFLHNIGSSSVARIIVAWDKQGPSVSLLSTSDQMMLLSVTMEMKTFVISIVYGFNQAGNRKKLWDDLRTSYSLVGHQPWILMGDLLISMLRAGCEHCYSRLDRAVVNAQWQNIFTESEAVVLTPGVSDHCPLTVSILPYKGGMKAFNDIQKRVLAANEELVHIQSRCAHAPGDPILMEYEKLSLLHYNGLSLAEESWSRQKSRIRWLNLGDNNTKFFHKKVASHRMRNKIISICDAGVTPEEVKVAIFAINGDKSPGPEGYNASFFQKNWTVVGDEILASRLQPVLPHIINKGQAAFVKGRSISDNILLMQELVRNYQRDSGPDRCAIKIDLMKAYDSVDWDFLFEVMVALNFPSKFISWVRICITSAMYSIVIDGELEGFFKGEKGLRQGDPIAPYLFLLIMEGLYAILQKKISEGQFNYHPKCSALSISYLAFADDLFLMAGTDCHSIAILKEALDDFYYSSGLKPNLLKSQIFFSGVNPAVKTDILSILPIPEGSLL; encoded by the exons atgattaaGATTGCTTCCTGGAATATAAGGGGCCTTAATAGCCCCAGAAAGCagatggaaataaaaaaattcattcataCTAGTCGATTATCCTTGATAGGGATTGTGGAAACCAAGGTTAGGCAGGAAAATCTGGCAGTAGTTATGCAAAAATGCCTTCCTTCTGGTTGGGAGTTTCTTCATAATATAGGGTCTAGCTCTGTAGCTAGAATCATTGTTGCTTGGGATAAGCAGGGTCCATCGGTGAGTCTTCTTTCTACTTCTGATCAAATGATGTTGTTGTCAGTTACCATGGAGATGAAGACTTTTGTTATCTCTATTGTTTATGGTTTTAATCAAGCTGGTAATAGGAAGAAATTGTGGGATGATCTTCGTACTAGCTATAGTCTTGTTGGTCATCAGCCTTGGATTTTGATGGGTGATTTACTGATTTCAATGCT GAGAGCAGGCTGTGAGCATTGTTATAGTAGATTGGATAGGGCAGTGGTTAATGCTCAATGGCAAAATATCTTTACTGAATCTGAGGCTGTTGTTCTTACACCTGGAGTTTCTGACCACTGCCCTCTTACAGTTTCAATTCTTCCTTACAAAGGAGGGATGAAAgctttcaa TGACATTCAGAAGCGAGTTTTGGCAGCAAATGAAGAGCTTGTCCATATTCAGAGTAGGTGTGCTCATGCCCCTGGGGATCCTATTTTAATGGAATATGAGAAACTGTCCCTTCTTCATTACAATGGGCTCAGCTTGGCTGAGGAGAGTTGGAGTAGACAGAAGTCCAGAATTAGATGGTTAAACTTGGGTGACAATAATACGAAATTTTTCCATAAGAAAGTTGCTAGCCACAGGATGAGGAACAAGATCATCTCTATATGTGATGCTGGGG TTACTCCTGAAGAGGTTAAGGTAGCTATTTTTGCTATAAATGGTGATAAATCCCCAGGGCCTGAAGGATATAATGCTAGCTTCTTTCAAAAAAACTGGACTGTGGTAGGAGATGAG ATTCTTGCCAGTAGGTTACAACCTGTCCTTCCTCACATTATCAACAAAGGTCAAGCTGCTTTTGTCAAAGGAAGGTCAATCTCTGATAACATTCTCCTCATGCAAGAACTTGTTAGGAACTATCAAAGAGACTCTGGGCCAGATAGATGTGCCATCAAGATAGATCTTATGAAGGCCTATGATTCTGTAGATTGGGATTTTCTCTTTGAAGTCATGGTGGCTCTGAACTTTCCTTCCAAATTCATCTCTTGGGTTAGAATTTGTATTACTTCTGCCATGTATTCGATTGTGATAGATGGGGAATTGGAGGGCTTCTTCAAAGGTGAGAAAGGCCTTAGACAAGGAGACCCTATAGCTCCATATCTTTTTCTCTTGATAATGGAAGGTCTGTATGCAATCCTCCAAAAGAAGATTTCTGAGGGTCAGTTCAATTACCATCCAAAGTGTTCAGCTCTGTCTATTTCTTATCTGGCTTTTGCTGATGATTTATTCTTAATGGCTGGAACTGATTGCCACTCAATTGCTATTCTCAAGGAAGCTCTGGATGATTTTTACTATTCCTCTGGCCTTAAACCTAATCTTCTCAAAAGCCAGATCTTCTTTTCAGGTGTTAACCCTGCTGTTAAGACTGATATTCTTAGCATTCTTCCAATTCCTGAAGGGTCTCTCCTGTGA
- the LOC131331873 gene encoding uncharacterized protein LOC131331873 — protein sequence MALPSSRSQAHSDVNEPIISHSVKSKAVEEDVSCYLPLYKAIIAHDWKAAERFFELDRNALTARISMLGDTPLHVAATGRTIDFIEKLVELMTPEELAIINQDGDTAFHRIAGVGNVVIAKLLFKKNPDLPNMWNRLGQLPLHHAAKWGQNHMVRYLLKITKEDIEPRPYEGYSGSVLMGELITNGLYDVALLVLRRHPNLAVSYGSYPSPLRLIAQQPSAFPSGARFTFWQRFITFWQGFISRNVLSSNICDGEDVDSSPESPKGSVEVRSWFPWFQISDFISGLWEVINSLLGIEQIRELKLMHCQTLEIVTILCTEIVKLDSREALSTLLDPFLDAARLGIHEVVMDILIAFPDVSLYNDREGRTALGLAVMNRHANVYNLIYQTRHGTRQWLTIQKDRGNNTLLHLAGELAPRHRLDLVSGPALQMQRELHWYKEVEKLVPPSCKELKNAEGKTPAMVFTEAHGELKKEGERWLKDSAGSCSVAAGLIATVLFAAVITVPGDYRDNGKPNFAGISGFQAFGAIEALALSSSLTSLLMFLSVFTSRYSESDFLRALPRRFLIGLFTLFISIIFLMTAFSKALELVFGQTQTWKVACVPVALFVCMQLSLLMDICTSTYGPGIFRKQGGHILV from the exons ATGGCATTGCCTTCGTCACGCTCACAGGCCCATAGTGATGTCAATGAACCCATCATCAGTCATTCTG TGAAAAGCAAGGCAGTAGAAGAGGATGTCAGTTGTTATCTCCCACTATATAAAGCTATAATCGCACACGACTGGAAGGCTGCAGAGAGATTCTTTGAGCTCGATCGAAATGCCCTGACAGCCAGAATCTCGATGCTAGGTGACACACCGCTCCATGTGGCAGCAACAGGGAGGACCATCGATTTCATTGAAAAGCTTGTGGAATTGATGACTCCTGAGGAGCTGGCGATAATCAATCAGGATGGTGACACAGCATTCCACCGAATAGCAGGAGTTGGTAACGTTGTGATCGCCAAATTGCTATTCAAGAAGAACCCTGACTTGCCCAATATGTGGAACCGATTAGGTCAATTACCTTTACATCATGCTGCAAAATGGGGCCAAAATCATATGGTTCGGTACTTGCTCAAAATCACCAAGGAAGATATAGAGCCAAGACCGTATGAAGGCTATTCAGGCTCTGTGCTAATGGGCgagttaataaccaatggattgTATG ATGTGGCTTTGCTTGTGCTCCGACGCCATCCTAATTTAGCAGTGTCTTATGGCTCTTATCCATCTCCTTTGCGTCTGATAGCACAGCAGCCTTCAGCATTCCCAAGCGGAGCTCGTTTTACCTTCTGGCAGCGGTTCATTACCTTCTGGCAAGGGTTCATTTCGAGGA ATGTTCTTTCCTCTAACATTTGTGATGGAGAAGATGTGGATAGCTCCCCTGAAAGCCCTAAAGGCTCTGTCGAAGTGCGCAGTTGGTTCCCATGGTTTCAAATAAGCGACTTTATTTCTG GGTTGTGGGAAGTCATCAATTCATTATTAG GAATTGAGCAAATTCGAGAATTGAAATTGATGCATTGTCAAACGCTCGAGATTGTCACAATCCTTTGCACGGAAATTGTCAAGCTGGACAGCCGTGAAGCCTTGTCAACATTATTGGATCCATTCCTTGACGCGGCACGGCTTGGAATTCATGAAGTTGTGATGGATATTTTGATTGCATTTCCTGATGTGAGTCTTTATAATGATCGAGAGGGTCGCACCGCATTAGGTCTTGCAGTTATGAATCGTCATGCAAACGTTTACAACCTCATCTATCAGACGAGACACGGCACTAGGCAATGGTTAACCATTCAAAAGGACCGTGGTAACAACACTCTGTTGCATTTGGCTGGGGAATTGGCGCCTAGACACAGACTCGATCTTGTTTCTGGTCCAGCCCTACAGATGCAACGTGAATTGCATTGGTACAAG GAAGTGGAAAAGTTGGTACCGCCCTCATGCAAAGAATTGAAGAACGCTGAAGGGAAGACACCTGCGATGGTATTTACGGAGGCGCATGGTGAGCTTAAGAAGGAAGGAGAGCGGTGGCTGAAAGACTCTGCGGGGTCGTGCTCTGTGGCGGCAGGCCTCATTGCCACAGTGCTGTTTGCAGCTGTCATTACAGTGCCTGGTGATTACAGGGACAATGGCAAGCCAAATTTTGCGGGCATTTCTGGTTTCCAAGCCTTTGGCGCAATAGAAGCCCTTGCTCTCTCCTCATCGCTCACTTCACTTTTGATGTTCTTGTCTGTCTTCACATCTCGGTACTCAGAATCTGATTTTCTCCGTGCCCTGCCTAGGAGGTTTCTAATTGGTCTTTTCACATTGTTCATCTCCATAATATTTTTGATGACGGCGTTCAGTAAAGCGCTTGAACTTGTATTCGGTCAGACACAAACATGGAAGGTAGCTTGTGTGCCTGTCGCCTTATTTGTGTGCATGCAGTTGTCCCTTCTCATGGACATATGTACTTCCACGTATGGCCCAGGCATTTTCAGGAAGCAAGGTGGACATATCCTCGTATAG
- the LOC131332653 gene encoding uncharacterized protein LOC131332653 — MKVPYDCSWTVRKILKLRGLGQNFVKHHIGNGLGTSLWYDNWHPWGPLYKILDDRTVSRLGTAASATVSSVISNGIWHWPRPRNNLIHQIQMAIPGNLVPQIEMEDEVRWHISPNGQYTTKHTWEAIRSKSEKVPWASLVWFPRNVPKWAFILWLACLKRLSTKDRLRKWGMEVDPTCVLCSQADESLQHLFFHCCYSSNIWEVILYRFQIQRKADLWNSEVSWAIHFCRGNSFQSLLFKLVFAAAVYHIWMERNSRIFGGRSRCAPEVLDSIDEYIRSHVYSWKVIPSSVENQSMCELWKLPRRIFGPGIPRVL; from the coding sequence ATGAAGGTACCCTATGATTGTTCTTGGACTGTGAGGAAAATTCTTAAATTAAGAGGTCTAGGCCAAAATTTTGTTAAACATCATATAGGCAATGGTTTGGGTACTTCTCTATGGTATGACAACTGGCATCCATGGGGGCCTCTGTATAAGATTCTGGATGACAGAACAGTGTCTAGGTTGGGTACAGCTGCGTCTGCGACAGTTAGCTCAGTAATCTCTAATGGTATTTGGCATTGGCCTAGGCCAAGAAACAATCTGATTCATCAAATTCAGATGGCTATTCCTGGGAATCTGGTTCCTCAAATTGAGATGGAAGATGAGGTTCGGTGGCATATATCACCTAATGGTCAGTATACAACTAAGCATACTTGGGAAGCTATAAGATCCAAAAGTGAGAAAGTCCCTTGGGCATCCCTAGTTTGGTTCCCTCGGAATGTACCAAAATGGGCATTCATTTTGTGGCTTGCCTGTCTAAAAAGGCTTTCCACTAAGGACAGATTACGGAAGTGGGGAATGGAGGTTGACCCTACTTGTGTGCTCTGTTCCCAGGCTGATGAGTCTTTGCAGCACCTGTTCTTTCATTGCTGTTATTCAAGCAACATTTGGGAAGTCATTTTATACAGATTTCAGATTCAAAGGAAGGCTGATCTATGGAATTCTGAAGTTAGTTGGGCAATTCATTTCTGCAGGGGTAATTCTTTCCAATCTCTCCTTTTCAAATTAGTCTTCGCTGCAGCAGTTTATCACATTTGGATGGAGAGAAATTCCCGTATCTTTGGTGGGAGATCTAGATGTGCACCTGAAGTGTTGGATAGTATAGATGAGTACATTAGATCTCACGTTTATTCTTGGAAAGTGATTCCTAGTTCAGTGGAGAACCAAAGCATGTGTGAGCTTTGGAAACTTCCGCGTAGAATTTTTGGGCCTGGTATTCCTAGAGTTTTGTAG